A portion of the Desulfovibrio sp. Fe33 genome contains these proteins:
- a CDS encoding amino acid ABC transporter ATP-binding protein, translating into MISFRGVNKWYGDFQVLKNINLNVTKGEVVVVCGPSGSGKSTMIRCINRLEPIQEGDILVDGMNVSDPRTNMTLLRAEVGFVFQQFNLYPHMTVMENITLAPTLVRGMNRGDATAIGMDLLKKVGIPDKAGSYPSQLSGGQQQRVAIARGLAMQPKIMLFDEPTSALDPEMINEVLDVMKSLAREGMTMVCVTHEMGFAREVADRVIFMDDGYLIEENTPEEFFHNPQSDRTKDFLSKILSH; encoded by the coding sequence GTGATTTCTTTCAGAGGCGTCAATAAATGGTATGGGGACTTCCAGGTCCTCAAAAATATCAACCTCAATGTGACCAAGGGGGAAGTCGTGGTGGTCTGCGGGCCTTCCGGTTCCGGCAAGTCCACCATGATCCGGTGCATCAATCGGCTGGAGCCCATCCAGGAAGGCGACATCCTGGTGGACGGCATGAACGTTTCCGACCCCCGCACCAACATGACCCTGCTCCGCGCCGAAGTAGGTTTCGTCTTCCAGCAGTTCAATCTCTACCCGCACATGACGGTCATGGAGAACATCACCCTGGCGCCGACGCTCGTCCGGGGCATGAACCGGGGCGACGCCACCGCCATAGGCATGGACCTGCTCAAGAAAGTCGGCATCCCGGACAAGGCGGGCTCCTATCCGTCGCAGCTCTCGGGCGGCCAGCAACAGCGAGTGGCCATCGCGCGGGGCCTGGCCATGCAACCGAAGATCATGCTCTTCGACGAACCCACGTCGGCCCTGGACCCGGAAATGATCAACGAGGTCCTGGACGTCATGAAGTCCCTGGCCCGCGAAGGCATGACAATGGTCTGCGTCACCCACGAAATGGGGTTTGCGCGGGAAGTTGCGGACCGGGTCATATTCATGGACGACGGGTATCTCATCGAAGAAAACACGCCCGAGGAATTCTTCCACAACCCGCAGTCCGACCGGACCAAGGATTTTCTCAGCAAGATTCTCAGCCACTAG
- a CDS encoding amino acid ABC transporter permease, whose product MFKRYFEKIWVQNLALLALTGLVVYYFAFVFEFKYDFDWAVFAVEGQYGHMGHLMVNGINTTLTITLYSAAIALAMGTIFGLARLSSFKPVYWFATSYVELFRNTPLLIQLFFWNFALPYAFPEEIRFKLFDMNFEFWCATVGCGIFTGAFMAEIIRAGIQSIPKGLLEASYSSGLTFPQTLRKVILPLAFREIIPPLGSEFLNNMKNTSLAMTIGVSELCWSMTEVYSLTYRTFEAFSVATLVYLGLSLSIAGILYIVNERLKIMPRDRITPLRRVADVLFWPFDFLGRKLEYIFWYFRKSPDQRTVSPLKQALNRLGRNLIKALKIFFVAALAYVLYMVVMALIHFNWEIIGANFKTLLIWRFPEGDETEFCFGLGGLASSLLMAAISIAGSFIIGLAVGMGRTAKNRVFRIPCILYIELIRGVPLILVILWFYQAILEFVFKVDVQAFWAATIAMTFFFGAYIAETVRGGIENIPPGQVEAAKASGLTYFQTMRKIILPQALKQMLPALVGMFIAAFKDTSLAYIIGVMELTRAAYAINNRIMIYPFEIYTTVAVLYFVFSYFMSLYAKRLERKLSPETIRIEM is encoded by the coding sequence ATGTTTAAACGGTATTTCGAAAAAATCTGGGTCCAAAACCTGGCCCTCCTGGCCCTGACCGGCCTGGTGGTCTACTATTTCGCCTTCGTCTTCGAATTCAAATACGATTTCGACTGGGCCGTGTTTGCCGTAGAAGGCCAGTACGGCCACATGGGCCACCTCATGGTCAACGGCATCAACACCACCCTGACCATCACGCTTTACTCGGCGGCCATCGCCCTGGCCATGGGCACCATCTTCGGTCTGGCGCGGCTGTCCTCCTTCAAGCCGGTCTACTGGTTCGCCACCAGCTACGTTGAGCTTTTCCGCAACACCCCCCTGCTCATCCAGCTCTTTTTCTGGAACTTCGCCCTGCCCTACGCCTTCCCGGAGGAAATCCGCTTCAAGCTGTTCGACATGAACTTCGAGTTCTGGTGCGCCACGGTGGGTTGCGGCATATTCACCGGCGCGTTCATGGCGGAGATCATCCGAGCGGGCATCCAGTCCATCCCCAAGGGACTGCTCGAAGCCTCCTATTCGTCGGGACTGACCTTCCCTCAGACCCTGCGCAAGGTCATCCTGCCGCTCGCCTTCCGCGAGATCATCCCGCCGCTGGGCAGCGAGTTCCTCAACAACATGAAGAACACCTCCCTGGCCATGACCATCGGCGTGTCCGAACTGTGCTGGTCCATGACCGAGGTGTACTCCCTGACCTACCGGACCTTCGAGGCCTTTTCCGTGGCCACGCTGGTCTATCTCGGCCTGTCCCTGTCCATCGCGGGCATCCTCTACATCGTCAACGAACGCCTCAAGATCATGCCCCGCGACAGGATCACCCCCCTGCGCAGGGTGGCCGATGTTCTCTTCTGGCCGTTCGACTTCCTGGGACGCAAACTCGAATACATCTTCTGGTATTTCCGCAAGAGCCCGGACCAGCGCACCGTCTCCCCGCTCAAGCAGGCGTTGAACAGACTGGGCAGAAATCTGATAAAGGCCCTCAAAATTTTCTTCGTGGCCGCCCTCGCCTACGTCCTCTACATGGTCGTCATGGCCCTTATCCACTTCAACTGGGAAATCATCGGAGCCAACTTCAAGACCCTGCTCATCTGGCGTTTTCCCGAAGGCGACGAGACCGAGTTCTGCTTCGGACTGGGCGGGCTGGCCAGCTCCCTGCTCATGGCCGCCATCTCCATCGCGGGCAGCTTCATCATAGGGCTCGCGGTCGGCATGGGGCGCACGGCCAAGAACCGCGTCTTCCGCATCCCCTGCATACTGTACATCGAGCTTATCCGGGGCGTGCCGCTCATCCTGGTCATCCTCTGGTTCTACCAGGCGATTCTCGAATTCGTCTTCAAGGTAGACGTCCAGGCGTTCTGGGCCGCCACCATCGCCATGACCTTCTTCTTCGGAGCGTACATCGCCGAGACCGTGCGCGGCGGCATCGAGAATATCCCGCCCGGGCAGGTGGAAGCGGCCAAGGCATCCGGCCTGACGTACTTCCAGACCATGCGCAAGATCATCCTGCCCCAGGCGCTCAAGCAAATGCTCCCCGCCCTGGTCGGCATGTTCATCGCCGCTTTCAAGGACACGTCCCTGGCCTATATCATCGGCGTCATGGAGCTGACCCGCGCGGCCTACGCCATCAACAACCGAATCATGATCTATCCCTTCGAAATCTACACCACGGTGGCCGTGCTCTACTTCGTCTTCAGCTACTTCATGAGTCTTTACGCCAAGCGGCTGGAACGTAAACTAAGCCCCGAAACCATTCGCATCGAAATGTAG
- a CDS encoding ABC transporter substrate-binding protein produces MRVLKIAVMAALLVMAASVAFAGPTYDRVMSTKVLKAGLSNQGIPFGFINDKNEWVGFDVDMATEIAKRLGCKLEKVVVNNNTRISFVQTNPPKVDMVLSNMTHKRVRDEKIDFSITYFFDGQKFLAKKGTVKDAKDLANMKVGSMQGTTSIVNATAYLKELGNPNPQVTGYDGEVAMFEALRSGRVQAITTDSTILLGYAAKVPGQFELVGDFISDEPYGVGLPQDDSAWRDTINFTIQDIWMDGTYLKIYDKWFGPNSQYPFPLTSKIEMWP; encoded by the coding sequence ATGAGAGTTCTCAAAATCGCTGTCATGGCCGCCCTGCTGGTTATGGCTGCATCCGTCGCTTTCGCCGGTCCCACCTATGACCGCGTCATGTCCACCAAGGTCCTCAAGGCCGGTCTGTCCAACCAGGGCATTCCCTTCGGCTTCATCAACGACAAGAACGAGTGGGTCGGCTTCGATGTCGACATGGCCACCGAGATCGCCAAACGCCTCGGCTGCAAGCTCGAAAAGGTCGTGGTCAACAACAACACCCGCATCTCCTTCGTCCAGACCAACCCGCCCAAGGTCGACATGGTCCTGTCCAACATGACCCACAAGCGCGTGCGCGACGAAAAGATCGACTTCTCCATCACCTACTTCTTCGACGGACAGAAGTTCCTGGCCAAGAAGGGCACCGTCAAGGACGCCAAGGACCTGGCCAACATGAAGGTCGGCTCCATGCAGGGCACCACCTCCATCGTCAACGCCACCGCCTACCTGAAGGAACTGGGCAACCCCAACCCGCAGGTCACCGGTTATGACGGCGAAGTCGCCATGTTCGAAGCTCTGCGCTCCGGCCGCGTCCAGGCCATCACCACCGACTCCACCATCCTGCTCGGTTACGCCGCCAAGGTTCCCGGCCAGTTCGAGCTGGTCGGCGACTTCATCTCCGACGAGCCCTACGGCGTCGGCCTGCCCCAGGACGACTCCGCCTGGCGCGACACCATCAACTTCACCATTCAGGACATCTGGATGGACGGCACCTACCTGAAGATCTACGACAAGTGGTTCGGCCCGAACTCCCAGTATCCGTTCCCGCTGACTTCCAAGATCGAAATGTGGCCGTAG